A window of Candidatus Schekmanbacteria bacterium contains these coding sequences:
- a CDS encoding YfhO family protein: MSDKNKNKFRILICVVFIFLASFLLFSDAFINSKIIAPSDYIFTMPPWDSSMPANFQRPSNYLLFDAVSQFIPWHYYSAKRIFEGQVPLWNPYSFCGSPFLANYQSAVLYPLNLVFYILSPFFKFPSFLNYIYLFKLSLSGIFTFFFFLRLKGGKAGALVAALSFMFSGFQMFCLEHPHTNATLLLPLLLTFVAVCFESGEKYSFPVLSLSFGMLFLAGHIETETIVMFFVTLYFLYSLFTKCEPAKRVIKSVQYGISLLAGVLIAAPALFPFMEYVQNSSALKLREAGHTAGNFFELSSLTALFVPDFYGNPVYGNEWSNLAGVKGLYNANCGAYIGAAGIMLALLCVLSRWKERDIKFFSLSCLGALCIAYNFPFLSYVYRFTPVLSFMSQGNQVIVYCFSASVLAGMGTEFFINKKVGRKLMLLLASFTLIIVSCLYLWYRISVPDGVDTGTGWQILVFCFFAFSAIAISFFFTKVNTKRYVPALCIVVVILFNQIYIWKGFHPSIDKKLFYPTSGGISFINQKTGFERVAPVGDILLPNSSLIYGIRDIRGYDALSPKVYEELYNGVNLQNSFLLFLGNIPNFLQEMGVKFLLIPPSFFIRDDAGVFTSKYDKEMKIYEFNSARGRVRFVSQIDRKSMDEQNGSAEFISELPEKIEISSTSTKEGYVILSDLYYPGWKALVDNIPAEILKTNGAFRGIKVGPGKHTIFLIYDPPLFRLAAFLSLSVIIVMMGFIFCSSQNVPGERSIDLRSKISSVSGTGFAVYHIAISICCFCSAFTVILILGLSDILNFKPLSAESEIINLVTLNSYLKGKDISFYIMSIILTVIFLICGWLVWIKQCSVMERKYSIAFQSALIYDAISYLAFPAGLIFFLLNPGFSLHSLLIIVFGFYGLKLITHCLLSAYSARRKNERD, translated from the coding sequence TTGTCAGATAAAAATAAAAATAAATTTCGAATATTAATCTGTGTGGTGTTTATCTTTCTTGCTTCATTTCTGCTTTTTTCTGATGCTTTTATTAATTCAAAAATAATTGCTCCTTCTGACTATATTTTCACAATGCCTCCGTGGGATTCTTCCATGCCTGCGAATTTCCAGAGACCATCAAATTATCTCCTATTTGACGCTGTCTCCCAGTTTATACCGTGGCATTACTATTCTGCCAAAAGAATTTTTGAGGGGCAGGTTCCCCTATGGAACCCCTATTCATTCTGCGGCTCTCCATTTCTTGCAAACTATCAGTCTGCAGTATTGTACCCTCTGAACCTTGTTTTTTACATACTTTCTCCGTTTTTTAAGTTCCCTTCATTTTTAAATTATATTTATCTTTTTAAACTAAGTCTTTCAGGAATATTTACATTCTTTTTTTTCTTGCGGTTAAAAGGCGGGAAAGCAGGGGCTCTTGTAGCTGCACTTTCATTCATGTTCAGCGGCTTCCAGATGTTCTGCCTCGAGCATCCGCATACAAATGCAACTTTGCTGCTTCCTTTACTTTTGACTTTTGTTGCAGTTTGTTTTGAAAGTGGGGAAAAATATTCTTTTCCTGTTTTATCTCTCTCATTCGGGATGCTCTTTCTGGCAGGACATATCGAAACTGAAACTATAGTGATGTTTTTTGTAACTCTTTATTTTCTGTATAGCCTCTTTACAAAATGCGAACCTGCAAAAAGGGTAATCAAATCTGTTCAGTATGGGATTTCTCTTTTAGCAGGGGTTTTGATTGCAGCGCCTGCGCTCTTCCCCTTTATGGAATATGTTCAGAATAGCTCTGCACTCAAGCTTCGTGAGGCAGGTCATACAGCAGGAAACTTTTTTGAGCTCAGCTCGCTCACAGCACTTTTTGTACCTGACTTTTACGGCAATCCGGTTTACGGTAATGAATGGTCTAACTTGGCGGGCGTTAAAGGATTATATAATGCCAATTGCGGGGCATACATTGGGGCAGCCGGGATTATGCTTGCCTTACTGTGCGTATTGAGCAGATGGAAAGAAAGGGATATAAAGTTTTTCTCTTTAAGCTGCTTGGGAGCTTTATGCATTGCATATAATTTTCCATTCCTTTCTTATGTTTATAGATTTACACCTGTCTTGTCATTTATGAGTCAAGGGAATCAGGTTATAGTATACTGCTTTTCAGCTTCAGTTCTTGCCGGTATGGGGACTGAGTTCTTTATTAATAAAAAGGTGGGCAGGAAACTAATGCTTTTATTGGCTTCGTTTACGCTCATAATTGTTTCATGTCTTTATCTCTGGTACAGAATTTCAGTACCAGATGGTGTTGATACTGGTACGGGCTGGCAGATACTGGTGTTTTGTTTTTTTGCCTTTTCTGCAATTGCCATTTCCTTCTTTTTCACAAAGGTTAACACGAAGCGGTATGTCCCTGCGCTTTGTATCGTTGTGGTCATACTTTTTAATCAGATTTATATATGGAAAGGTTTTCACCCTTCGATAGATAAAAAATTATTTTATCCTACTTCCGGAGGGATATCATTCATAAATCAGAAGACAGGTTTTGAAAGGGTGGCTCCTGTTGGTGACATCCTACTCCCTAATTCTTCCTTGATTTACGGCATCAGAGATATCAGGGGATATGATGCGCTAAGCCCGAAAGTTTATGAGGAGCTATATAACGGAGTAAATCTTCAAAATAGTTTTTTGTTGTTTCTTGGAAACATTCCTAACTTTTTGCAGGAAATGGGAGTTAAGTTTCTTCTTATACCTCCATCTTTTTTCATTAGGGATGATGCAGGTGTATTTACCTCCAAGTACGACAAGGAGATGAAAATATATGAATTCAACAGTGCAAGAGGGAGGGTTCGTTTTGTTTCTCAGATTGACAGGAAATCAATGGACGAACAAAATGGATCGGCTGAATTTATTTCCGAATTGCCGGAAAAGATAGAGATTTCTTCAACATCTACGAAAGAAGGTTATGTCATATTGAGTGACCTCTATTACCCGGGATGGAAAGCTTTAGTAGATAATATTCCGGCTGAGATATTAAAAACCAATGGTGCATTCAGGGGAATAAAAGTTGGTCCCGGGAAGCACACTATTTTCTTAATATATGATCCTCCTCTGTTCAGGCTGGCAGCTTTTCTCTCGCTTTCAGTCATTATAGTAATGATGGGTTTTATATTTTGTTCCAGCCAAAATGTTCCCGGTGAAAGATCAATAGATTTGAGGAGTAAAATTTCCAGTGTTTCAGGCACGGGGTTTGCTGTTTACCATATAGCAATATCTATTTGCTGTTTCTGTTCAGCCTTTACTGTCATTCTTATTTTAGGATTGTCTGACATATTAAATTTTAAACCATTATCTGCTGAAAGCGAGATCATAAACTTGGTGACTCTTAATAGTTATCTAAAGGGGAAGGACATTTCTTTCTATATTATGAGTATAATTCTTACTGTTATATTTTTGATTTGTGGCTGGCTGGTATGGATTAAACAATGCAGTGTAATGGAAAGGAAATACAGCATCGCATTTCAGTCTGCCCTCATTTACGATGCCATTTCTTATCTTGCTTTCCCAGCCGGACTTATATTTTTTCTGCTTAATCCCGGTTTTTCCCTTCATAGCCTTTTGATAATTGTCTTCGGGTTTTATGGACTTAAGCTCATAACTCATTGCCTGCTTTCTGCTTACTCCGCCCGGCGTA